TCTGCTGGGGATCTACAAGCTCCTCGCCGCAGTCACCCTGGTGATTGGCTCGCGCTGGCCGCGCCTGAAGGAGTGGGCATTTGCGGGCTTGTTCTTCAATCTCAGTGGGGCGATTGTTGCACACGCGGCCTCGGGTGATGGCTTTGCCGGCAGCGCGCCTTCCGGTGTGTTGCTGGCGTTGACCGGCATGACCTACGCAGCGCAGCGACTGTTCGAGCCGCCCACCGCGCGGACAGCTACGGTGGTTCGATGAAGGGCTCCGTCGAATACCCGACCGCGTGGACCGTCGATGCGCCCGCGCCGGTCGTCTCGGTAAGCCCTGTGGTTCTGCCTGCCTCCAAAGAGCGTGTTGCGGATCTCCAGCTCCGTATCTCCGCGCCAGCCACGGGGAGCGGACTCCCCATCCTCATCTTCGCGCACGGCTACCGATCG
The sequence above is drawn from the Pyxidicoccus trucidator genome and encodes:
- a CDS encoding DoxX family protein translates to MKTKLMYWVPTGLLAALVFMSGAFNVTLQPNVVQMLQHLGYPVYLATLLGIYKLLAAVTLVIGSRWPRLKEWAFAGLFFNLSGAIVAHAASGDGFAGSAPSGVLLALTGMTYAAQRLFEPPTARTATVVR